One genomic region from Colletotrichum lupini chromosome 7, complete sequence encodes:
- a CDS encoding aflatoxin biosynthesis ketoreductase nor-1, whose amino-acid sequence MSTSTVVLITGVNKGIGKGLLQKYLARPKHTIIGSVRDTKAQASQDLDKLPKAEGSRLLLVGIDSISSTDPLQAFKDVEAAGIEHVDLIIANAGMGPMPPKKLDTAEIETVEYTLQVNTLGPIRLFQAFKPLLDKSTSPKWVSVSSGAGSITNCEKYMAFYAGAYGVSKAAQDWFTVAIHAGNPSLVTFAIHPGHVQTEMGNIGARIMGLKEAPHTIEESTSKTIDLIDNATRESTSGKFINVITGQEITW is encoded by the exons ATGTCTACCTCAACTGTTGTGCTCATCACTGGAGTCAATAAAG GCATCGGGAAGGGACTTCTGCAAAAGTACCTTGCTCGACCGAAGCATACAATCATCGGTAGCGTGCGGGATACCAAAGCTCAAGCATCCCAAGACTTGGACAAACTTCCCAAAGCCGAAGGCTCCCGCCTTCTCCTCGTCGGCATCGACAGTATTTCATCGACCGATCCTCTGCAGGCGTTCAAGGATGTCGAAGCAGCTGGAATTGAACATGTAGACCTCATCATCGCCAACGCTGGTATGGGCCCCATGCCACCCAAGAAGCTGGACACCGCGGAAATCGAAACAGTAGAGTACACCCTGCAGGTCAACACTCTGGGTCCCATTCGTCTCTTCCAGGCTTTCAAGCCACTTCTCGACAAGTCCACTTCGCCGAAGTGGGTTTCGGTGTCGAGCGGTGCTGGCTCCATCACCAATTGCGAGAAGTACATGGCGTTCTATGCTGGTGCTTATGGCGTGTCTAAGGCCGCTCAGGATTGGTTCACCGT AGCAATTCATGCCGGCAACCCTTCTCTGGTCACATTTGCCATTCACCCTGG CCATGTTCAGACGGAGATGGGCAACATCGGTGCGCGCATCATGGGGCTTAAAGAAGCACCGCATACGATTGAAGAGAGTACTTCGAAGACGATAGACTTG ATCGACAACGCAACCCGCGAAAGTACGTCGGGCAAGTTTATCAACGTCATTACCGGCCAGGAAATTACTTGGTGA